From the Neobacillus sp. PS3-34 genome, the window ATAAACCAGAAAATAACGCTATTGATATGGCAATTGCCATGGACATTGACCTTTTAACGGAAGAACAATACCGAGAGCTACAGAAACTTGGAAATTTCGATATGAAGACGTCGAGCTGGGTGCAAACACCTTCTAATATTAGAAAACTAGGCGGGGCCATCTTTTGTGATCGTCGCTACGACACTGTCTTTGTATACCACAATGGAGCAGAATCCTACTATGCTGCAAGGGGTTTCCGTGGCTCGCTAAGGGTCTAAATTTTGCACAGACAGCTAATTTTGAATTTGAGAACGGGTTTCCTGATTCTTCAACTATCAGATGCTTTTCTTCAAGAAGGAGAAAGGCTTTTTCTTATGGAAGTAAAGGGTGAGGATTGTTTATATGATTTCTTTACCCAAGAGGTATTTTATATATTTACATAGAATTGCTATGCGGAAACATTTAAGACGTACATATGAAAAAAGGAGGATTGTATGCTTAAAAGGAATAGGTTAATCATAATTTTATTTATTTTAAACACCTTAGTTATTGTGTCACCCCTAATAACAAAGGATAGGGTAGATAGTAACAATGAATTAAAGCACGTTCAATTTGGTTTTCCGATACCTTTTATTACACAGGACCAATCTTATTTTGATCCTCCTTTTCCTTATAATATGCGTATAGATCTTAGGTTTGGTGAGAGTGGTTTAATTGGGTTTAAAGTTCTATCATTTATATCTTCTGTGTTTATAGCAAATATTGCTGGTTTATATATAAATAATCTTCTTAGTAAGATGCAATAGCGTTTATTGCTACTCTAATCGATAGGAAGTGAATTTATTGAAGCAATTTGATCAAGTAAGAATCTTAAAGGACATTCCGGATGAGGGGATTTCTATTGGGCAAATAGGATACATACTAGAAGTTTATGATGATTATCATTTTGAAGTTGAAATATCAGATTGTAAAGGGCAAACACTTTTCTTGGGCTCCTTACCGGCTGAGTACCTGGAAGTTGTTTAACTATCGGGGAGTCTGAAGAAATGTACTCACAAATGGAGGGGTTACATTGGTTTTTTTCTATATTCTAACTGATGAAGACAACGAGGATTATCAAATAGCGGAAGATGAAATTATTAGTTTGAAAAAGTTGTAGAAATTTTTCAACTGACAGGTTCCGGTTTGTTGGCCAGGAAGGATTAGAGTCCTTTTTTGTGAATTCCTTATTAAAGAAACGGGTCAGTATTGTTCTAAAAGACTTCTTGCAAATGGCCTTATGTACAGTGCACTTTAAAGAAAAAACAAACGTCGACAAATTATGATGACTTTTAAGAATAATGTGGAATAATTACTAATATAATTTGGTTCTTTCTTAACGTATAGATGTTTGTAAGGAACAGTCATAAACATAATGAACATGATGATATTGAAGAGAATATGAAAGGTAACGAAGATGAGTATAATAAAGGATTTTTTGCTACAACTAACGCTTATAGTATTACCCATATTTATTTACTTTACATTTATTACGGAGAGGGTAAAGAGTGATAAAAACAGAAACGTAATAATGTCCATTTTATGGGGAGTAGCAATATTATTTTGCATGTCCTTTCCAGTGAGTTTTGGTCAAAATGCTCGTTTGGAGTTAAGAATTATTCCCCTGTTATTTGGCAGTTTATACGGCGGATTTTGGTCAGGCATCTTCCTATCAGCCCTTATCGTACTTTATCGACTTTATTTTGGAATCAGTATTGGATTTTATAATACTGTTCTTACTTTATTATTAACACTGCCTGTTATATTGTTTTTTCAAAAATCGTTCGCCCGTTCGAAAAAAGATAAAAGGGTTAAAATTGCCGTGGGTCTTTCCCTTTACTACTGTCTTATTGGCCTTGCTTTTTTTGTTATTTTAAGAGGCTTTTCCATTGAGTATATTAAAGTACAGATTATTCATCTTATCTTTGCAGTGATAGCTACTTGGTTCTTTATAATTTTAAATGAAACGATCAGGGAGATTCACCAGCTACGATCAGAGTTGGAAAATACGGAGAAATTACGAGTAATAAGTGAGTTAACAAGTGTTTTCGCTCATGAAATTAGAAATCCGATGCAAGTTACTCGTGGCTTTCTGCAACTTCTAAACGAGCCTGATTTGCCTAATAAAAAGAAGGAATATATCCAACTATCCATTGGAGAATTAGATCGTGCTAATGAAATTATTAATGATTTTTTATCTTTTGGAAAACCCTCAATAAATAACAACGAAAGAATCGATGTAGGTTATCAGGTACAACGTGTAGTAAATATCCTTCAAAGTTACACCATGAACCGTAATGTTGAGATTAAACCTGATATTCTTGATAACTGTTGGATTTATGCTAATGCTCAAAAATTGAACCAGGCTTTGATTAATATTATGAAAAATGCGATAGAATCTATGCCGAATGGTGGAATTGTTTGGATTACATGTACTTCAACAGATGATGGATATATAAAGATTAACATTAAGGACCAAGGAATTGGTATGACAAAAAAGCAAATTGATCGGCTTGGAGCTCCGTTTTATTCCTTAAAGGAAAGTGGGACAGGACTAGGAACGATGGTGAGTTTTCAAATTGTTCGTTCTTTCAAAGGTAAAATACAAGTGAACAGTGAAAAGGATATTGGGACAGAATTTATTATTCTTTTACCCCAGATAACCTAAAGCGAGAGAGCCTATGCCAAACATCAAAAAAAGAACGGAAAAAATACGGGCCAAAGGAACCAATCAGAAATAAGTGGATAAAGCATATTATGAAAATCAAGATAGATAGCAATAAAAGTACCATTACAATGTTCGGGAGTTAAACTAAAGTTAGATCTCAAGAGGATGCTTGAGTTAAAGATTGGGAGGTGCTGCCGCATCTCCTTTTCTTCTTCAATAAACGGGGCAAGATAGTTTATTAAATGGTGTATCGAAAGGAAAATCAATTAAATTATGACTCAATACATTTATCTTGCTTCACCTATGAGATTACCTAAAGGTTCGTTTGGATCAAAATCCGTGTCTCCTAAAAAACCGAATGTCTTTAAAAATGAATTAGATTTCACCCATCTATATTTCGAAAATAATTACGATAGCAAATTAAAACGTAGATTTTCATACAGTCCCCACTTCTCTTTTAATCACCAAGTAGCAGCTTACTCTAATCACATCCCTTTAAAATATGAAATAAAAGGAACAGCGGAAGAAGAGAAGTGTTTAACAATACTATATTTTTATCTAGAAGAAGCCATTCAAGCTAGTGGCATTGTAGAGTATTTTACTTGTTTGAGTAGTAAAGAAGAGCTGTCAATTTCAAAAAAACGAAACATTCGCTGGAAAGACATAAAAGACCCCTATGACCTGGTGTTGGAAGATCGGGAGTTTTGGGAGATTACACTTTAGTTATCAATATAAATGATTTATTGTGCTAACTGGTGCAAGAGTTGAAGATCCGCAGCTGCCATTCTTGGTGGCTACTTTCTTATTGCACTAACGATGCTGGTTTGTTCAATAAGGCATGAATGTCTTTTTTGTCGTATAAGACCTAAAAAGCGCTACGAAACCAAATGTGATATTTTCTTGAAATCCGCGGAAGAATATGGTTAATAATATTCCTTTAGTAAGAGGGCGGATGAATTCATGAATCTTGAAAGATGGATTTTAATTGGAGTTATCGCTATTTCTATCTTAGCAATTTTTACATTAATACCAAGAAATAAAGCAAGGGAAGCTTGGGTCCTATTTTTATTTCTTCAGGTTATTACTTGGCCAGCTGGTTTGTTTGCAGTAGAAATGGGATGGATTGAGTATCCGGTTCAATTGATAAAAGGTGTTAATCAATATAACCGAAGTAGCTTAACTTTTGAGTTTTTCCTTTTTCCTATTGTAGCTATCATTTTTAGTTTGTATTTTCCGAATGTTAGAGGGTATAGGGCAATTATTTATTATGTATGTTTTGCAGGTTTTTTTACACTTATTGAAGTGTTACTTGAAAGAACAACAAGGCTTGTGGAATATCACGGGTGGACATGGTATTGGACATTAATTACTGTCATGATTTCTTTATTTATCAACCACAAATACTATTTGTGGTATAAACAAAAGTTGATTAAGGTGAATACCAGATGAGCAAAGAATTTTTCATTTTAGCTTTTTCATGGGTTATCTCCATTATGACATTGTTAAGCATCTCAAAAGGAAGGACACGATTGACTCAAATAACTTTTTTACTTACTCAAGCATTAGCATGGCTATTTGAATTTATCCTTGTCTTCTTTGACTTGGTAGAATTTCCTTATAGGGAATTCAAGATTGCAACAAATATGAGTTTTTCACTATATTACTTAATATTTCCTACAGTTGGCGTTTTGTTTATCCTGTTTTATCCCAAACAAGCCAGTAATCTAAAGGTGCTACTATATTATTTGTTTTTCTCAATGGTGATACCAACTTATTCTTCTTTAGCAGAAAAGTATAGTAACCTTTTTCAATTTATCAACTGGAACTGGGGCATCCATGTATTAGCAGATTTAATTATTTTTTATATTTTGAAGAAATTTATATTCTGGTTTCAAAAAGCTATAGATAGTTAGGGTCTTTTAAAAATTAATCTTACTACACAGTACGAAAAAATTGTGCAATAAATAGGATGGTCTGTTGAACTAAGGGGTGCAAGAGTAAAAGATCCAGCTGCCAATGGCTGTTTTTTTTATTCAACTAACGGGTGAGATTCAAAAAATTTATAAGTTATGCTACGTTCGTGGTCCAGAGGGAATTATTTTAGAGTTGGCGGAGAAAATCAGATAAATATTGAATGGGACTTTAAATGATTTAGATTTCCAACTTTAAAGATTTCTTCTTAAATTATCGGGTGCAAGAGTTGAATAAGAACAAGTAATTTATAATGAAGAAAACTCACTTCATTTTGGGGCGAGTTTTGCTTTTTTATATGCCATTTAATATATCAAAAGGATTGTCATTTCGGTGCATTTTTTTAGAAAAGCACCTCAAAACAGAACCCTTTAATTACAGTTGTGGCGTTTTTTTTTGTATAAGAGCAGGGATTTTGCGATCGAACCATGACCAAGAATCAAGTGTCATTATAACAAACTTCACTGGATTTCCTATTTAAAAAGAAAGATTTTACCAAAACAATTTTTTACTTTTTTTAAATGGTATGATTAAGAAAAATTACTTGTACAAGGAGTATTTTAAATGGGTGTTCGTTTCCAAACTTCTCGTTTTCATGTCGAATATGGCCCTCATTCACTTTTTGAAAGAGTGAAATTTAAATTTTTACAACCAAGAACTTTGAAATTAAATGGTAAGCATTATAAACAGAGAAAAGAAGAAAGAAATATTCCAAGTAACATAATTGACTATCTATTGGATTTTAATCCTGCTCAATGGAAGTTAGTCACAGCTGAAGTTCGAAACGATACTGGTAAATTTGTAAATACTACCTGGGAAAAGATGATTTTTCAGCATAAGTATTGGGTAACTATTGGTTTCGGTGATATAGTTCAAACGATAATCAGGAAGGACAGCGAAGGTTTTGGCTACGATATAATAAAGGAAGGAACATTCTACGACTTTGTTTCGGAGGTAAACGATCTATTAATGAAACAGGACACTTCTCAATAATTAATTTATATCGTATTGGCACGGTCAAAAACCGTGCCATTATGTATGTCATTTGCAGTTTTACCTTTTTAAAAAGCGGTAAAAGGTTAAAACTGATAAATACAAAGATTAGTCATTAAAATATTTTTTAATATCAATATTACTGACTACATAGTATTGCTTGGTTAAAATATTTCCTGTATCTATAAAAATTTCAACCTCGTTCTTCCTATCTTTTTTTTCAAAGACAAGTATTCCATCGCCCTCTTTCGAAGTGTATTTTGTTTGCATCTTTTTTATAACTTTCATTTATTAAATCAGATAACTGGTTAATTTTCTTTTTATCCTTGAGTTCAGAAACTTTGTCTTTTTGATTATCAACCATTTTATAGAGGGTGATAGTTTCATAGTCCTTCTCAACTATTTTTGAGCCATTACATGAGACTAGAAATGGTAATAAAATCGTAATGAGCAAAATAAGGAATATTCTTTTATTCAAGTCAATTCACCCCCTATTAAAATTGTAAAAATGCTGACGAAATATAAAATCAAAAATCGTCAGCATCCATAAACTTAATAATTAATAGAATTTTGTTTTAAGCAATTTTTTGCGTAAGAAGAATAACTGTTTGCGAGCCAATCATTCCACCACCCTTTAAGGGTATCATTTACAGTAGATTTTGTAATCCCATCCTTTTCAGCTATATATTTTGATTCATATACTCACCAAATGTCTGGCCGCTTAGAGGGTGTAAAGTATCCTCATTAAATGGAACGCCTTCATATTTGGAATATAGTTCCCGGGCAGCAGAATTTAAACGTGAATTATTCGGTGTACTCAGAAAGATATACGGTATATGTACGAGTGCTTTACTTCAAGAAGAAGTAAAGCCTTTTTCTTATTCAAGTAATGGGCAGTATAATTAAAGAAGCTTTATTAGTTTTTATTCATGGAAATAATAGGATAACGGAGGTCGGATGTAGAAACAATTAACAGGTCACAAAATTAAGGAGGACCTTAATGAGCAAATTCAGTTTGTTTGGCAAGTTTACGGTACAAGAAGGCGAACGTGACACAATGGTAGATATTTTGTTGGAAGCAGCAGAATCAATGAAGAATCTTGATGAATGCGAGATATATCTCGTAAATATTTCTAAAAGTGAACCAAATTGTGTTTATGTTTATGAAGTGTGGAGTAATGAAAATGCCCATCAAGCCTCTCTAACTCTTGAAGCTACACAAACTTTAATAAGCCGTGCAAAACCAATCATTACTGGAATGGAGAGAATCAGCACCCTAAAAACAAGGGGTGGGAAGGGCATTTCATCGAATTATTATTAAGCTAACGGCTGCGCTCCTTCAAGAAGGAACTTAACAATAATCGAAAAACTAAAAATTTAAAAACAGACAGGAGTTAGATACGATGATAAAAGGTTTCGGAGGAATATTTTGGAGAACTAAGAATCTTGATGTTATAAAAAAATGGTACAGTGAAGTGTTGAAGATTGAAATAGAAAATTGGAATGGTACTGTGATTAAACCCCAATTAGGAAATGAGACTATCTTTTCTTTCTTTACGGAGAATGACAATTATTTTCCAACAGAACAACAAGTGATGTTAAATTTCCAAGTACATAATCTAAACGAAACTATTAAGCATCTTGAACATATCGGTGTACCTCTTGCAAAGAAAAAAGAGATTAGTGAATTTGGAAAGTTTATTTGGATTAAAGATCCTGAAGGTCGACTGATCGAGCTTTGGGAGAAATAGCGGGTTGTAATCATTTGCTATTAAGCTAACGGATGCTTTAATTGAATAAGCATCCTATATACTATGGATATAAAAAAACGCCAGATAAAAAATATCTGGCGTTTTTTGGCTAATCAGAATTTATATCCATAAAATCTGAACGCATAAGAAAAACTAGGGCATTCGCCTAAGTATCTGGCAGATGCCAAGTTTTTCTAATGCTATTTACTTATCCAATTGACCTGCTCATTCATCACCTTTTCGGGAACTTTTTGAATGCGTCTCTTCAGCATCGAAATCCTTTTGAGTTAGCAGTTCATCAAGACCGTATTGTACATTGATTTCTTCAGCTAGCTCTGTTAAAAATTTATCCGACAACAAGGGTTTCTTTTCTTTAGGCATGGCTGGCTCCTATGTTTTTTGGTTTAACTGCAATTCGTTGCAGTATCAACACTATGGACAAATTTTATGGAACATATTCTTTAAATAACAATTTCAGTTAACAGGAGCTTTCTTAGAATAAATCATGGGGAAGTCTTATACTTCAACTAAGGGGTAGATTAGGAAAGAAGGAATAGATGATTCAGCATAAAAATTGTTCTGATCTTGATGATGTAAATGATGTGATTAAGAGTATCTTGAAGTCGTTAACACGACATGTTAATACATAAAAATAAACTTATAGAGTTCATTTCCTTGTGGGAAAAGATAAAGGAGAATGGAAAAGAAATAGAGAAATCCTATTAAAATCATTACTTTAAATAATGATATTCGCTAAAAAAGTATACATATGTACTGAAGGTATATTAATACGTTGGGAGTTTATACAAATGAACGCAAATGAATTCAATATACTTTACGATGAAATAATTACAAAAAGGCTCCAGGAACAGGGTTATTTTAAGAAAGGTAAAAGTATGTTTTTGCAGAGAGGAACAACAATGGCAGTACTATTAAGGAACACTTTTAGAGGAGATAAAGGTGTTGAAATAATATTTGGTGTAAGGCATACCTTTGTAAGAGATTATCTTAACTTAAGTATCCAAAACCTATATCTTACCAACCCAATGGATTATCCTTTTCAATTTTCTATGATGGAGTTCAATGAATCTAATTTATTTACGATTTCTACAACACGTTACAATCAAAAAGTATGTGATTATATTTACTACGGAGAGACAGATATTGAGAATTCACAAGACCTACGGAATTATTTGGAGCAAATTTGCGATAATGTCATCGCTTTTGGTCCTAAGTTAATCAATCTCCTTTCCCCTAAAAAAAGTATGGATTTAATCGAAAAAAATATCAATAATGCTTGGATTGAAAGGATCAGGTTAGAAGACTATAAGGAATTTCTATTAATAAATAAGTAAGTCGGAAAAGGTGTTGGAAGTTTAGAAAATTATCCTTTGTTAATTGATGTATACCTCACAAAAGGACATAGCGCTATGGTACGGTTCTTCAGCTTTGTTCGGTACTATCGTTGCTTGGCTTCGAAACGACATGCCGTATACGCCGCTTTTTCATGCCAAACAATTTTCCTTGTTGATGTCTCGTAACCGCAATAAAAATTTTTAATGGGTTTGCGCTGAACTAGCGCCATAATCTACATCATACTATTCTGGAGGCACCCTTTGTACAGCTAGAAAAACAATTCCTATTATTACTGCTAAACCTAAAATTATTCAATAAAATTTGAAACGCTCAGAGATTACTCTGAGCGGTTTTGAGTTTTATTTTTTGTGGGAATATGATCGTTAATTGCACACTATTGTCCTATCTAATCGCAGTGCGATTAAAAGGACATTGATAACAAAAAAATAGACTGTAAATTAGATAAGATTTTTAATTTTGGTGAGAGGTTTGTCCAATCCTTTTTTCAAAATCAAAATAAACTGTAAGTGTATTTTAATTTTAAAAAAGGAGAGGTGTAGGGAATGAGACGCGAAGAATGTGAAGATTGTAGAAAGAAAAGTGAAAGTAAACATCGTTGCAAAGGATGCGCATGTGATCAATTTAGAAAATTATCTACAAATACAGAAGTAGATTTATTTTTATCAGGTGGAACTATCCTTGAAGATCTCGTTTTTGTAAATTTTGATGAAAAAAATTGCTGTGCTTTCTTCAATTCAGAGAGAGAAGGAGGACAACTTATCGTTGTTGATTGTCAGTTTGTCCAAGCTATTGGATTCGAAGCTGATTAAATGATATGG encodes:
- a CDS encoding putative quinol monooxygenase; translated protein: MSKFSLFGKFTVQEGERDTMVDILLEAAESMKNLDECEIYLVNISKSEPNCVYVYEVWSNENAHQASLTLEATQTLISRAKPIITGMERISTLKTRGGKGISSNYY
- a CDS encoding glyoxalase, giving the protein MIKGFGGIFWRTKNLDVIKKWYSEVLKIEIENWNGTVIKPQLGNETIFSFFTENDNYFPTEQQVMLNFQVHNLNETIKHLEHIGVPLAKKKEISEFGKFIWIKDPEGRLIELWEK
- a CDS encoding ATP-binding protein, which gives rise to MSIIKDFLLQLTLIVLPIFIYFTFITERVKSDKNRNVIMSILWGVAILFCMSFPVSFGQNARLELRIIPLLFGSLYGGFWSGIFLSALIVLYRLYFGISIGFYNTVLTLLLTLPVILFFQKSFARSKKDKRVKIAVGLSLYYCLIGLAFFVILRGFSIEYIKVQIIHLIFAVIATWFFIILNETIREIHQLRSELENTEKLRVISELTSVFAHEIRNPMQVTRGFLQLLNEPDLPNKKKEYIQLSIGELDRANEIINDFLSFGKPSINNNERIDVGYQVQRVVNILQSYTMNRNVEIKPDILDNCWIYANAQKLNQALINIMKNAIESMPNGGIVWITCTSTDDGYIKINIKDQGIGMTKKQIDRLGAPFYSLKESGTGLGTMVSFQIVRSFKGKIQVNSEKDIGTEFIILLPQIT
- a CDS encoding CBO0543 family protein; translated protein: MNLERWILIGVIAISILAIFTLIPRNKAREAWVLFLFLQVITWPAGLFAVEMGWIEYPVQLIKGVNQYNRSSLTFEFFLFPIVAIIFSLYFPNVRGYRAIIYYVCFAGFFTLIEVLLERTTRLVEYHGWTWYWTLITVMISLFINHKYYLWYKQKLIKVNTR
- a CDS encoding hydrolase; the protein is MRREECEDCRKKSESKHRCKGCACDQFRKLSTNTEVDLFLSGGTILEDLVFVNFDEKNCCAFFNSEREGGQLIVVDCQFVQAIGFEAD
- a CDS encoding DUF4926 domain-containing protein yields the protein MKQFDQVRILKDIPDEGISIGQIGYILEVYDDYHFEVEISDCKGQTLFLGSLPAEYLEVV
- a CDS encoding CBO0543 family protein is translated as MSKEFFILAFSWVISIMTLLSISKGRTRLTQITFLLTQALAWLFEFILVFFDLVEFPYREFKIATNMSFSLYYLIFPTVGVLFILFYPKQASNLKVLLYYLFFSMVIPTYSSLAEKYSNLFQFINWNWGIHVLADLIIFYILKKFIFWFQKAIDS